Within Stella humosa, the genomic segment CAGCTGCGAGAGCGGTTGTCTTCCCGGCCCGAATCTCTGCGAATACCGCCTCGGCGGCGGGGATATCCATGCTCATGGGCGGATCCAGGTCTCGGAGAAGGCAAGGAAAGCGGTCGTGATCGGCCGGCCGACCATGTCGCGCGGGATCGGCTTGCCCGGCAGCGGGCGGCCGTCGACGGTGGCACTGGCGCGGCCGGCACCGGCGAACAGGCTCAGCATGATGTGCTTGCCCGTGGCCGAGTGCGCGACCGGCAGTTCAAGTGCGAAGGGCGTGCCGATATCCATCCAGGACATCGCCACCTCCATGCCGTCGCCGACCACCGTCTCGGTATAGGTCGAAGACGTGTCGCCCGTGGTCGTCACCCGGTCGAGCCCGGCATAGCGCAGGCCGTTCATGGCCGGCGTTCCCTTGAAGGCGCCGAAGTTGGACGCATAGTCGGCGATCAACCAGCGGGCGAGCGGCTCGTTGTCGGTCAGGCAGACATTGTCGGCATGGCCCGATTCCTGCGGCCGGCGGACCATGAGCAGCGCATTGCCACGGCCGTGCGGCGAGACCACGACGCGGAAGAAGCTGAGCAGCGTGACGAAGGGCCCGTTCGGATCCTCCTTCAGGTACATGCCCGGGTTTTCACCCGACCAGTCCACGGTTCCGGGATATGCCGGCATACAGTCCTCCCTTCAGAGTAGTTTGGCGGCGAGGATATCGGTGGCGGCGGGCTTGCGCCAGTTTCCCATGGCCGGAACGTTGATCGCGGCCGGCTGGCCTCTATATCGAGACAAGACGCAATCACGCCAGACATGGAGCCAGAGCATGGACCGTAGGGCTTTTCTCACCGGTGCCGCCGTCGCCACGGCAGCCGGCGCCGTGCCCGGGCTGCTGCAGATCCGCCCGGCATTCGCCGCCGCCCCCGCCATCGGCAGCGCCGCGCCCGAATTCCAGCTCGCCAGTGCAACCGGCGAGACCGTCAGCCTAGCCCAGTTCAAGGGCAAGGTCGTCGTCCTCGAATGGACGAACCACGACTGTCCGTTCGTGCGCAAGCACTACAACGGCGACAACATGCAGGCCCTCCAGCGTGAGGCCCGCGACCAGGGCGTGGTCTGGCTTACCATCGTGTCCTCGCCGGCCGGCGAGCAGGGGCATGTAACGCCGGCCGAGGCCGTCTCGCTGTCGCAGAGCCGCAAGGCCGTGCCGGCCCATGTGCTGCTTGACCCCAAGGGCACGGCCGGCCGGGCCTATGCCGCCCAGGTCACGCCGCATATGTACGTGATCGACCCGCAGGGTCAGCTTCGCTACATGGGCGCCATCGACGACAAGCCGAGCGCCAACCCCGAGAGCCTGAAGACCGCGGCCAACTATGTCCGCCCGGCCATGGCGGCCGTGCTGGCCGGCAAGACCGTCGATACGCCGGTCACCCGCGCCTATGGCTGCACCATCAAGCTGGCGCCGCAGACCACCTGACGATTCGCCACCCGGCCGCCCGTTGCGGCGGCCGGGCGGTCGGGTTCAGTCGTCGCCCATGGCGGCCGCGCGCTCGGCCGCCACCGCGTCGGCATTGGAATTGAACAGCCGCGCACCCAGCCGCCGCACGTCTTCCAGGTAGAGGAAGATGACCGGCGTGATGAACAGCGTCAGCAACTGCGAGAAGAGCAGGCCGCCGACCACCGCCACGCCCAGCGGCTGGCGCAATTCGGCGCTGGCGCCATGGGCGACCGCGATCGGCAGGGCGCCGGCGATGGCTGCCATCGTCGTCATCATGATCGGGCGGAAGCGCTTCAGGCAGGCTTCCTCGATGGCCGTGCGCGCGTCCATCCCCTGCTCGCGCTGCGCCTGGAGCGCGAAGTCGATCATCATGATCGCATTCTTCTTCACGATGCCGATGAGCAGCACGATGCCGATGATGGCGATCACGCTGACCTCCAGCCCCATGTAGCGCAGGCCGAGCAACGCCCCGATCGCCGCGGCCGGCAGGCCGGACAGGATGGTGATCGGGTGGATGAAGCTCTCATAGAGGATGGCCAGGATCATGTAGATGACCAGGACCGCCGCCCCCAGCAGGATGCCCTGCCCGGCCAATGCAGCCTGGAAGACCTGGGCCGCACCGGAGAAGCCCGTAGTCACGCTGGCCGGCAGCACCAGCTCGCGCTCGAGCGCTAGCACGGCGCTGACCGCGTCGCCCAGCGACGTGCCGGGCGCCGTGTTGAACGAAATGGTGACCGAGGGAAGCTGGGCCTGGTGGTTCACCGTGACGGGGCCCGCCTGCCGCTTGATCTCTGCGAAGGCATCCAGGGCCACGAGCTGGCCGGACGCACTGCGCACGCGCAGCTTGGACAGCGCCTCGACGCTCTGCTGGAAGCGCGGCTCGACCTCCAGGATCACCTGGTAGGAGTTGGACGAGGTGAAGATGGTCGACACCTGGCGGGTGCCGAAAGCGCTGTAGAGGGTGTTGCGGATCTGCTCCGACGACACGCCCAGGCTGGCGGCGCGGTCGCGGTTGATGTTGATCAGCGCCTCCGGCCCGCGGATCTGCAGGTCCGTGGTGACGTCGCGCAGGGCCGGCAGGCCGCGCATGCGGTTTTCGAGGATGCTGGCCCAGCGATAGAGCTCCTCGGTCGAGGGGCTCTGCACCGTGTACTGGTAGAGGCTCTTGGCCGAACGGCCGCCGATATTCAGGTTCTGCGTCTTCTGGATGTAGACATTGACGCCCGCGATCTCGGCCAGCTTCGGGCGGACCCGGCGGATGATCTCGTCGGCGCCGGCCCGCTCCGCCCGCGGCTTCAGGCCGATGAAGAGCCGGCCCTGGTTGACGGCCGGATTCCACACGGTGGCACCCGCCGAGGCGTTGACCTGCGACACGCCGGGATCGGCCTCGAAGATCTTCGACACGCGCTGCTGGATTTCGGCCATCGCGGCGAACGACGTGTCCTGCCCGGCCTCGGTCGTCACGGCAAGCTGGCCCGTGTCCTCCAGCGGGAAGAAGCCCATCGGCGAGGTCATGAACAGGTGAATCGTGAGGGCCACCGTGCCCAGCGTCACCACCAGCATGATCGGGCGGAAGCGCAGGACGACGCGCAACACCCGCGCATAGCCGTGTACCAACGCCTCGAACGCACCCTCCGCGATGCGGTGGAAGGCACCCTGCTGGTCCTTGGGCGGCTCGGGCTTCAGCAGCCGGCTGCACAGCATCGGCGTCAGGGTGAGCGAGATGAAGGCCGAGATCAGGATGGCGATGCTGACGACGACCGCGAACTCGAAGAACACCCGGCCGACCACGCCGCCCATGAAGAAGATCGGGATGAACACCGCGACCAGCGACAGCGTGATCGAGATGATGGTGAAGCCCACCTCGCGGCTGCCCTTGAAGGCCGCGGCCCACGGGCTCATGCCCTCCTCGATGTGGCGGACGATGTTCTCGAGCACGACGATGGCGTCGTCGACCACCAGGCCCGTCGCCAGCGTGAGCGCCAGCAGCGAGATGTTGTCGATGCTGAAGCCGAAGAAATACATGCCGCCGAAGGTGGCGATCAGCGAGATCGGCACCGTCACCGAAGGGATGAAGGTGGCCGCTGCCCGACGCAGGAAGAGGAAGATGACGAGGATCACCAGCGCGATGGTGAGGCCCAGCGTGAACTCGACGTCGTGGATCGCCTCGCGGATCGGCTGCGAGCGGTCGATGAAGACCTCGAGGTTGACGGCCGGCGGCAGGATGGCGCGGAACTGCGGCAGCAGCGCCTTCACCCCATCGACCACGTCGATGGTATTGGCGCCGGGCTGTTTCTGGATCGCCAGCACGATCGAGCGCGTGCCGTTGATCCAGCTTGCAGTGCGATCGTTCTCGACGCTGTCGACCGGATTGGCGATGTCGCCCAGGCGGACCGGCGCGCCGTCCTTGTAGGCGACGATCAGAGGCCGGAATTCCGATGCGCGCTGCATCTGCCCGGTCGCCTGAAGCGTGACCGCCTGGGTGGGGCCGCTAAGGCTGCCGATCGGCGTATTGGCATTGGCGCTGGCGAGGGCGCGCTGCACCTCGTCGATGCCGATGCCGCGGGCCGCGAGCTGGTCCGGATCGACCTGGACCCGCACGGCGAACCGTTGCGGCCCGTATATCTGCACCTGGGCGACGCCGGTCAGGGTGGATACGCGCGGCGAGATGATGGTGTCGACATAGTCGGTCACCGCCGACAGCGGCAGCACCGGCGAACTCAGCGTCAGCAGCAGCACCGGCTGGTCGGCCGGGTTGACCTTGCGGAACGATGGCGGTGTCGTCATCTCCGGCGGCAGACGGCGCTGGGCGCGCGAAATGGCCGACTGGATGTCGAGTGCCGCCGAATCGATGTTGCGGTCGAGGTCGAACTGGATGGTGATCTGCGTCTGACCCAGGCCGCTCGACGAGGTGATCGAGCTGATGCCGGCGATGGTCGAGAACTCCCGCTCGAGCTGGGTGGCCACCACGGCCGCCATGGTGTCCGGGTTGGCGCCGGGCAACTGGGCGGTGACGCTGATGGTCGGGAAGTCCACCTGCGGCAGGGCCGAGATCGGCAACGTGCGATAGCCGAACAGTCCGCCCAGCACGAGCGCCAGGGTGATGATGGTCGTCATCACCGGTCGCCGGATGCAGATCGCCGAGATGTTCATGGGGCCTGGCCCTTGTCCGGAATCGGCTGTCAGGAGGTGGGGGTACGCGTGGCCGGGGCGGCGCGCTGGTCGCGCACCCGGGTGCCCTCGGTCAGCCGGAGCTGTCCTTCGACGACGACGCGTTCGCCGGCCTGGAGGCCCTCGCGGATGACGGCGCGCTCGCCGACCACGCGGGAGACCTTCACCGTCCGCACGGAAGCCGTCATGTCGGGCTTCACGACATAGAGATAGTCGCCGTTCTGCCCCACCTGGAGGGCGGCCGCCGGCACGGTAATCGCGTTCTTCTCGGTCCGCAGGGTCGCCACGACGTTCACGAACTGGCCCGGCCACAGCCGGCTGTCGGCGTTGGGCATCGTCGCCTTCAGCGCGATCGTGCCGGTCGCGGCGTCGATATTGTTGTCGACGAAGGTGACGATGCCGGACATGGCCGGGCCCGTATCCTCCGGAATGGTCGCCTCGACGCGGATCTCAGCCTGGTCGTCGGCCCGGCGGATCTCCGCCAGGTCCTTCTGGGTGGCGGTGAACGAGACGTAGATCGGCCGGATCTGGGTGATGGTGACAAGCGTGCCGGTGTCGGCCGCGCGCACCACGTTGCCCTTCTTCAGGGCAACTGCCCCGGTGCGGCCGTCGATCGGCGCCCGGATGGTCATGTAGCTGAGCGTCAGGCGCGCATTCTCCACGGCGGCCTCCGTCGCGCGCACGACCGCTTCCTGCACGGCCGCCGTCGTCTCGAGCTGGTCGTAGCGCTGGCGCGACACGAAGTCCCGCTGGGTAAGCTCGGATGCGCGGCGCACCTCGGCGCGGGCCTGCTGGGCCTGGGCACGGTCGCGGGCGAGGTTCGCTTCCACCGCACGCAGGGTCGCCTCAGCGCTGCGCCGGTCCAGGACGAACAGCACCTCGCCTGCCTTCACGTCCTGGCCTTCGCGGAAGGCCACCTCGGCGATCTCGCCGTCGACGCGCGGCTTCACCCCGACGGTGGCGATGGCCTGGACGCGGCCGATGGTCGCGACCTGCACCGGCATGTCGCGTGCCTCGACCGGCGCCATCACCACGGGCTCGGTCCGCGCCTGCGCCGGTTGCGCGGGAGCGGACGGCTTGGCCGGCGGCTGAAGCCCGGCCATCTGCGATATCTCGGCCCGCCACTGATATCCGGCGACCGCCGCCGCGACCAGGAAGGCCAACAGGAAGAAGCGTTTCACTAGGGCATCCCCATGGGTCAGGGCGGGGGTCTATGCCGCTCGGCGTTCCGGCAACGCAATTTAGAGACCAGTTTGGCGCGATCCGGCCATAACGGTGACATATCGCAGATAAACTACCACGAAATCGGTGGTGATGTAGAGGGGACCCGGAGGCCATCCCGATGCATCGCTCGCGATCGGAATGGCCCGGAGCATCCGATCAGTGGGTGACGCGACCGCCCGCAACCGGCAGGGAAATGCCGCTGACCCATTTCGACTCGTCGCTGCCGAGATAGAGGCAGGCGTAGGCAACGTCGTCGGGGTCGCCCAGGCAGCCCAGCGGGTGATCCGACAGCATGCGGTCCATCTCGGCGTTCGACATGCTGTCGATGAGGTTCGCCGTCAGCGGCGTGCGGATGAGGCCGGGCGCCACCAGGTTCACCCGGATGCCCTTGGGCCCCAGCGTCAGCGCCAACTGCCGGGTCATGCCGATCATGCCGGCCTTGGCTGTGGCATAGGCCAGCCGGTTCGGCGACCCCTTCATGCCGGCGACCGAGCCGATGAGGACGATCGCCCCGCCCTGCCCCATGGCCTTCAGCGACTCCTGGACGACGACGAAGGCGCTGGTCGTGTTCAGCTCGTAGGTCGTGCGGAAGCCTTCCAGCGTCACGCCCTCGATGTTCTTTCGCTCGGGATTGGCGCCGGCAGAGTGCACGACGATGTCGATGCGGCCGAACCGGGCCACGATCTTGTCGACGGCGGCCTTCACCTGGGCCGGGTCGGTGGCGTCGCCGGGTACGTCCAGGACCCCATCGCCGATGTCGGCAGCAGCGGCTGCCAGCACGTCGGCCCGGCGCCCGAGAATGGCGACCTTGGCGCCCTCGCGGTGATAGAGCTTGGCGGTCGCCAGGCCGAGGCCCGTGCTGCCGCCGGTGATGAATACGACCTTGTCCTTGACCCGCATCGGCTTCCCCTCCGGAAATGAGAGGCGGAGTATGCGGCTGCGAATCGTTTCAGGCGAGGGTGCCCATGGAATTTCGACGGCTCGGCGACAGCGGCCTGCAGGTCTCGCGGATCTGCCTCGGCACGATGATGTTCTCGCAGCCGACGGATGCCGCCGAGGCCGATCGCATTGTCGGGATGGCGCGCGACGCCGGCATCAATTTCGTCGATACGGCCGACTTCTATGGCCATGGCGGGTCGGAGCGGATGCTGGGCGCGGCGATCGCGCGCGACCGCGACCGCTGGGTGGTGGCGACCAAGGTGGGGCTGCCGATGGGTGCAGGGCCGCACCGGTCCGGCCTTGGCCGGAAATGGATGCTGCGCGCGATCGACGACAGCCTGTCGCGCCTGGGCACCGACCATGTCGACATCTGGTATCTCCACACCGACGATCGGACGACGCCGCTGGAAGAAACGCTGTCGGCGGCGGGCGATGCGATCCGCGCCGGCAAGGTCCGCTATCTCGGCCTGTCCAACTTCGACGGCTGGCGCATGGTGGAGGCGGTGCGACTGTGCCAGCGCATGGGGCTGCCGCAGCCCATCGTCAGCCAGCCGCTCTACAACCTGGCGACCCGCGGCAACGAGGCCGAGCACCTGCCGGCCTGCCGCGCGCTGGGCCTGGGCGTCGTGCCCTACAGCCCATTGGCGCGCGGCGTCCTGACGGGCAAGTACCGGGCGGGCGCGACGCCGCCGGCCGAAAGCCGGGCCGGGCGTGGCAACAAGCGGCTGCTGGAGACGGAGTTCCGGCCGGAATCCTTCGCGCTCGCCGAGGCGGTGCGCGCCCATGCCGCCGCCCGCGGCCTGACCGCCGAGGCCTTCGCGGTCGCCTGGGTGCTGGCCAACCGGCTGGTGACGTCGGTGCTGGCCGGGCCGCGCACGGTCGAACAGTGGCAGGGGTATCTGGCTGCGGCCGCGGTCATGCTCGATGCGGACGACGAGGCGTTCGTGGACGGGCTGGTCGCGCCCGGCCATGCATCCACCCCCGGCTACACCGACCCGTCCTTCCCCGTGCGCGGCCGCATCGTCGCTGCCAGCCCGTCGCGGGCGGCCAGCTAGGCCGCGAGCGAGGTGCGGCGCATGCAGCGCGCGTAGGCGGCGACGAAGCGGTCGACATCCTCCTCGTCGTTGTAGACGTGCGGGCTGATGCGCAGCCGGCCGACGCGGGGAGCGGCGAACGCCTTCTCCGCGGCCAGGGCCTCGATGAACCCGGCCGGCATGCCCCGGGGGAAAGAGACGCTGAGAATATGCGGCGCGCGCAGGGCCCGTGCCGGCAGGGCGGCGCCGGCGCCGGCCAGCCCCTCCTCCAGCCGTGCGGTGAGCATCGCACAGCGCTCGCCGACAGCCCGGTGCCCCCACGACGCCATCAGCTCAAGCCCGACCGCCGCCATCTCGAGGCCGACGAAATGGTCGCGCTCGCCCATGTCGAAGCGCCGCGCGGTGGGCGCATAGGACAGGTCGGCCATGTAGGGT encodes:
- a CDS encoding efflux RND transporter periplasmic adaptor subunit, translated to MKRFFLLAFLVAAAVAGYQWRAEISQMAGLQPPAKPSAPAQPAQARTEPVVMAPVEARDMPVQVATIGRVQAIATVGVKPRVDGEIAEVAFREGQDVKAGEVLFVLDRRSAEATLRAVEANLARDRAQAQQARAEVRRASELTQRDFVSRQRYDQLETTAAVQEAVVRATEAAVENARLTLSYMTIRAPIDGRTGAVALKKGNVVRAADTGTLVTITQIRPIYVSFTATQKDLAEIRRADDQAEIRVEATIPEDTGPAMSGIVTFVDNNIDAATGTIALKATMPNADSRLWPGQFVNVVATLRTEKNAITVPAAALQVGQNGDYLYVVKPDMTASVRTVKVSRVVGERAVIREGLQAGERVVVEGQLRLTEGTRVRDQRAAPATRTPTS
- a CDS encoding efflux RND transporter permease subunit, which gives rise to MNISAICIRRPVMTTIITLALVLGGLFGYRTLPISALPQVDFPTISVTAQLPGANPDTMAAVVATQLEREFSTIAGISSITSSSGLGQTQITIQFDLDRNIDSAALDIQSAISRAQRRLPPEMTTPPSFRKVNPADQPVLLLTLSSPVLPLSAVTDYVDTIISPRVSTLTGVAQVQIYGPQRFAVRVQVDPDQLAARGIGIDEVQRALASANANTPIGSLSGPTQAVTLQATGQMQRASEFRPLIVAYKDGAPVRLGDIANPVDSVENDRTASWINGTRSIVLAIQKQPGANTIDVVDGVKALLPQFRAILPPAVNLEVFIDRSQPIREAIHDVEFTLGLTIALVILVIFLFLRRAAATFIPSVTVPISLIATFGGMYFFGFSIDNISLLALTLATGLVVDDAIVVLENIVRHIEEGMSPWAAAFKGSREVGFTIISITLSLVAVFIPIFFMGGVVGRVFFEFAVVVSIAILISAFISLTLTPMLCSRLLKPEPPKDQQGAFHRIAEGAFEALVHGYARVLRVVLRFRPIMLVVTLGTVALTIHLFMTSPMGFFPLEDTGQLAVTTEAGQDTSFAAMAEIQQRVSKIFEADPGVSQVNASAGATVWNPAVNQGRLFIGLKPRAERAGADEIIRRVRPKLAEIAGVNVYIQKTQNLNIGGRSAKSLYQYTVQSPSTEELYRWASILENRMRGLPALRDVTTDLQIRGPEALININRDRAASLGVSSEQIRNTLYSAFGTRQVSTIFTSSNSYQVILEVEPRFQQSVEALSKLRVRSASGQLVALDAFAEIKRQAGPVTVNHQAQLPSVTISFNTAPGTSLGDAVSAVLALERELVLPASVTTGFSGAAQVFQAALAGQGILLGAAVLVIYMILAILYESFIHPITILSGLPAAAIGALLGLRYMGLEVSVIAIIGIVLLIGIVKKNAIMMIDFALQAQREQGMDARTAIEEACLKRFRPIMMTTMAAIAGALPIAVAHGASAELRQPLGVAVVGGLLFSQLLTLFITPVIFLYLEDVRRLGARLFNSNADAVAAERAAAMGDD
- a CDS encoding SDR family NAD(P)-dependent oxidoreductase, yielding MRVKDKVVFITGGSTGLGLATAKLYHREGAKVAILGRRADVLAAAAADIGDGVLDVPGDATDPAQVKAAVDKIVARFGRIDIVVHSAGANPERKNIEGVTLEGFRTTYELNTTSAFVVVQESLKAMGQGGAIVLIGSVAGMKGSPNRLAYATAKAGMIGMTRQLALTLGPKGIRVNLVAPGLIRTPLTANLIDSMSNAEMDRMLSDHPLGCLGDPDDVAYACLYLGSDESKWVSGISLPVAGGRVTH
- a CDS encoding aldo/keto reductase, coding for MEFRRLGDSGLQVSRICLGTMMFSQPTDAAEADRIVGMARDAGINFVDTADFYGHGGSERMLGAAIARDRDRWVVATKVGLPMGAGPHRSGLGRKWMLRAIDDSLSRLGTDHVDIWYLHTDDRTTPLEETLSAAGDAIRAGKVRYLGLSNFDGWRMVEAVRLCQRMGLPQPIVSQPLYNLATRGNEAEHLPACRALGLGVVPYSPLARGVLTGKYRAGATPPAESRAGRGNKRLLETEFRPESFALAEAVRAHAAARGLTAEAFAVAWVLANRLVTSVLAGPRTVEQWQGYLAAAAVMLDADDEAFVDGLVAPGHASTPGYTDPSFPVRGRIVAASPSRAAS
- a CDS encoding redoxin domain-containing protein, which encodes MDRRAFLTGAAVATAAGAVPGLLQIRPAFAAAPAIGSAAPEFQLASATGETVSLAQFKGKVVVLEWTNHDCPFVRKHYNGDNMQALQREARDQGVVWLTIVSSPAGEQGHVTPAEAVSLSQSRKAVPAHVLLDPKGTAGRAYAAQVTPHMYVIDPQGQLRYMGAIDDKPSANPESLKTAANYVRPAMAAVLAGKTVDTPVTRAYGCTIKLAPQTT